Within the Mycobacteriales bacterium genome, the region GATGCGGGAGCGGCCGCTCGGCCCGCTGCTCGACGCGCTGACCGGGATCGGCGCCGACATCGACGACGGTGGCCGCGGGGCGCTTCCGGTCGTCGTGCGCGGCACCGGCCGGTTGGCCGGTGGGCCGGTTCGGATCGACACCGCCGCGTCCTCGCAGTTCGTGAGTGGGCTGCTCCTCGCCGCACCGCGCTTCCTGGCCGGCGTGGATGTCACCCATGACGGCGCCCGGCTACCGTCGCGCCCGCACCTTGCGATGACGGTGGCCATGCTCCGCGAGTTCGGTGCCGACGTCGAAGAGCCGGACCCGACCCGCTGGCGGGTCGCACCAGGCCGGCTCACCGGCCGGGACGTGCGGATCGAGCCCGACCTCTCCTCGGCCGCGCCGTTTCTCGCCGCGGCGCTCGCGACCGCCGGCACGGTCCGGCTCGCGGGCTGGCCGTCGGGCAGCACCCAGCCGGGGGCTCGGCTGCCGGAACTGCTCACCGCGATGGGCGCGACCTGCCGGGTCGAGGGCGGGGCGCTCATCGTGCGCGGCGGCGGCCGGATCGTCGGACTCGACGCCGACCTCGGCGACGTCAGCGAGTTGGCTCCGGTGCTCGCCGCGCTCGCGGCGCTCGCCGACACACCGAGCCGGCTACACGGCATCGGTCATTCGCGGGGCCAGGAGACCGACCGGATCGCCGCGCTGGCCGGCGAGCTCGGCGGGCTCGGCGCCGACGTCGCCGAGCTCGCGGACGGACTCGAGTTCCGCCCGGCCCGGCTGCACGGCGGCCGGTTCGCCACCTACGAGGACCACCGCCTGGCGATGGCGGCCGCGGTCCTCGGCCTCGTGGTCCCCGGCATCGAGGTCGAGAACATCGAGACCACCGGCAAGACACTCCCCGGCTTCGTCGGCTTGTGGTCCGCATTGCTCGGCACGGGCCCGGCGCGCTGAGTCCGCGCGAGCTCGACGAGGACGACGTCCGGGTCCGACCCGGGCGCAGCACCCGTCCGCGTTCCCGACGCCGGCCGGAGCATGCGGGCGCCACACCGGCCCGGGTGATCGCCGTCGACCGCGGGCGCTACACCTGCCTGACCGCCGACGCGACCGAGGTGGTCGCCGTCGGCGCGCGTGAGCTCGGCCATCACGGGATCGTCGTCGGGGACGAGGTCGCTCTCG harbors:
- the aroA gene encoding 3-phosphoshikimate 1-carboxyvinyltransferase; the encoded protein is MPGSELAPPSVGSDWPAPTAESPVDAEIRVPGSKSATNRALVLSALAAGRSRLNAPLRSRDTELMVAALRTLGVPVADDGPDWLVTGCPDPLEPLGSDVDVGNAGTVARFVTPVAALARGTIRVDGDPRMRERPLGPLLDALTGIGADIDDGGRGALPVVVRGTGRLAGGPVRIDTAASSQFVSGLLLAAPRFLAGVDVTHDGARLPSRPHLAMTVAMLREFGADVEEPDPTRWRVAPGRLTGRDVRIEPDLSSAAPFLAAALATAGTVRLAGWPSGSTQPGARLPELLTAMGATCRVEGGALIVRGGGRIVGLDADLGDVSELAPVLAALAALADTPSRLHGIGHSRGQETDRIAALAGELGGLGADVAELADGLEFRPARLHGGRFATYEDHRLAMAAAVLGLVVPGIEVENIETTGKTLPGFVGLWSALLGTGPAR